A stretch of Myxosarcina sp. GI1 DNA encodes these proteins:
- a CDS encoding sulfotransferase, producing MLNNAPIFVNGFQRGGTSLVIDLLLSHPDVCGIGGETHQMFFGKGIAKTQSPLVKWSNRFLKPFWAPVLITARQNTFSTICLQKRNQLPYLTRLYVDYLFYWHKLNAEMNQYKSENVKYTESELKASRLLAKNLDGVVLATDVLEKMYPDATYIALIRNGFAICEGFVRRGYSAEYCGKMYQTVCQKMIRDAERLKNYHLVKFEDLLADHISFTKKIYEYANLDFDRLIEFRMYTKKSMGKDGTYRHTMGERDYQLFWLNTAELNAFLRKDVNLNQVQNLSTEDRETFLNYAEPSLKYFGYL from the coding sequence ATGCTGAACAATGCCCCTATCTTTGTTAATGGTTTTCAACGTGGAGGTACTTCTTTAGTAATCGATCTATTGCTATCTCATCCCGATGTCTGTGGAATTGGCGGTGAAACCCATCAAATGTTTTTTGGCAAAGGTATAGCTAAGACTCAAAGTCCGCTAGTTAAATGGAGCAATCGATTTTTAAAACCATTTTGGGCACCCGTGCTAATTACGGCACGACAAAATACGTTTTCGACTATTTGCTTGCAAAAAAGAAACCAGCTTCCTTATCTAACCCGCCTTTATGTCGATTACCTGTTTTACTGGCATAAATTGAATGCGGAAATGAATCAATACAAATCGGAAAACGTTAAATATACCGAATCCGAACTCAAAGCGTCTCGTTTATTAGCCAAAAACTTAGATGGAGTCGTCTTAGCGACAGACGTGCTAGAAAAAATGTATCCAGATGCAACCTATATCGCTTTGATACGGAATGGTTTTGCTATTTGCGAAGGGTTTGTGCGTCGGGGTTACAGTGCCGAGTACTGCGGCAAAATGTACCAGACAGTATGTCAAAAAATGATTCGAGATGCCGAGCGTCTAAAAAATTATCATTTAGTAAAATTTGAAGATTTGCTCGCCGACCATATTTCTTTTACCAAGAAGATTTACGAATACGCTAATTTAGATTTCGATCGCCTGATCGAATTTAGAATGTATACCAAAAAAAGTATGGGCAAAGACGGAACTTATCGCCATACGATGGGAGAACGAGATTATCAACTATTTTGGCTGAATACAGCAGAATTAAACGCTTTTTTACGTAAAGATGTTAATCTCAATCAGGTTCAAAATTTGAGTACGGAGGATAGAGAAACGTTCTTAAATTATGCCGAACCTTCGCTAAAATACTTTGGCTATTTGTAG